One Spiroplasma endosymbiont of Nebria brevicollis DNA window includes the following coding sequences:
- the alaS gene encoding alanine--tRNA ligase: MSTKWTTDKVRTTWLDFFKNYDHHVLASASLVPNDDPSLLWINSGVATLKPYFDGRSTPVANRLVNSQKAIRTNDIENIGITARHQTFFEMLGNFSIGDYFKVEAITWGWEFLTSKKWLNLDPNLLYVTVFSEDHETYDLWLNIIKLPKDHIIKGTRDTNFWDMGQGPCGPNTEIYYDRGIKYDEKNIGIKLLQDDMENDRYIEIWNIVFSQFNNDGKNNYSDLLRRNIDTGAGLERLVTILQDVPTNFDTDLFQNIIHNCEKLTNIRYDINNYFTNQPQQKTINTAFKIIADHIRCLVFAISDGVFPSSKDRGYVLRRLIRRAVVYGQKLGINEPFLFKLVPVIVKVMGVHYYELHDKIDLVTTIIKNEELKFWATLSTGKQLLLQVIKTQKKVDAVSAFKLFDTYGYPIELTLEMAQEMHATVDLKGFEKLLENSKDNTRKVRSYHQALTIQSSLLTNLKVDSTFIGYTHDQTKTNINFMFKDEKKVTKLTNETGFLILKETPFYAEKGGQAADDGFIKGINSSAYVSDVQQGPQKQHIHQVTVTGTLTTTDIVVAEIDSNHRLDTRKNHSGTHLLHAALRKVLGQHVMQSGSFNNYQYLRLDFSHYENITPEQQAQIETQVATWIKSKTKCEVIHCAYDEAIKLGALAFFGEKYDETVRVIKFGDFSIELCGGTHCHNTKEVEQLLITNIESKGSGSYRVHALTSYQTINEYLSKQLLTIQTESANWFNQYQNLKNNTNQDLTIESIAKTISKLQPCIIDWRNGKLLINELQSLFKKWQINNQELQRTMVLKQHLNLVPVFKGQYQLLIANFNGLDVKTLRELMEHYRNQYQNIIIIFINKNNEQESLILVASSKELHSNKQYHSNVILQKILKAYDGKGGGTPILGQGKINKTVTDNDIMKFL, encoded by the coding sequence ATGAGCACAAAATGAACAACAGATAAAGTAAGAACAACATGACTAGATTTTTTCAAAAATTATGACCACCATGTTTTAGCAAGTGCTTCGCTAGTTCCTAATGATGATCCATCATTATTATGAATTAACTCAGGAGTTGCTACTTTAAAACCATATTTTGATGGTCGTAGTACTCCAGTTGCTAACCGACTAGTTAACTCACAAAAAGCGATTAGAACTAACGATATTGAAAATATCGGAATTACAGCACGACATCAAACTTTTTTTGAAATGTTAGGTAATTTTTCGATCGGTGATTATTTTAAAGTTGAAGCTATTACTTGAGGGTGAGAGTTCTTAACAAGTAAAAAATGATTAAACTTGGATCCTAATTTACTTTATGTAACAGTTTTTAGTGAAGACCATGAAACATATGATTTATGATTAAATATTATTAAGTTACCAAAAGATCATATTATTAAAGGAACAAGAGATACTAACTTTTGAGATATGGGACAAGGTCCATGTGGCCCCAATACCGAAATTTATTATGATCGTGGTATTAAATATGATGAAAAAAATATTGGGATTAAACTATTACAAGACGATATGGAAAATGATCGTTATATTGAAATTTGAAATATTGTTTTTTCTCAATTTAATAATGATGGTAAAAACAACTATTCTGACTTACTGCGCAGAAATATTGATACCGGTGCTGGTTTAGAAAGACTAGTAACTATTTTACAAGATGTTCCTACTAACTTTGATACTGACTTATTTCAAAATATTATTCATAATTGTGAAAAATTAACAAATATTCGATATGATATTAACAATTATTTTACTAATCAACCACAACAAAAAACCATTAATACTGCCTTTAAAATTATTGCTGACCATATTAGGTGCTTAGTTTTTGCTATTAGTGATGGTGTCTTTCCAAGTAGTAAAGACCGTGGTTATGTGTTAAGACGATTAATTAGACGAGCAGTTGTTTACGGTCAAAAGTTAGGTATCAATGAACCATTCTTATTCAAACTAGTACCAGTAATTGTGAAAGTAATGGGTGTTCACTACTATGAATTACATGATAAAATTGATTTAGTAACTACTATTATTAAAAATGAAGAACTTAAGTTTTGAGCAACGCTAAGTACAGGAAAACAGTTGTTGTTACAAGTTATTAAAACTCAGAAAAAAGTAGATGCAGTGAGTGCTTTTAAACTATTTGATACTTATGGTTACCCGATTGAATTAACTTTAGAAATGGCGCAAGAAATGCATGCTACTGTTGACTTAAAAGGTTTTGAAAAACTGTTAGAAAATAGTAAAGATAATACTAGAAAAGTACGCTCTTACCATCAAGCATTAACAATTCAATCTTCATTGTTAACCAATTTAAAAGTTGATTCTACTTTTATTGGCTATACTCATGACCAAACTAAAACTAATATTAATTTTATGTTTAAAGATGAAAAAAAGGTGACAAAGTTAACAAATGAAACTGGATTTCTAATTTTAAAAGAAACACCTTTTTATGCTGAAAAAGGTGGGCAAGCAGCAGATGATGGATTCATTAAAGGTATTAATAGTAGTGCCTATGTTAGCGATGTCCAACAAGGACCACAAAAGCAACATATCCACCAAGTAACAGTAACAGGAACACTAACAACTACTGATATAGTAGTAGCAGAAATTGACAGCAATCATCGTTTGGATACTCGTAAAAATCATTCTGGAACGCATTTACTACATGCTGCGCTACGAAAAGTATTAGGACAACATGTTATGCAATCAGGAAGTTTTAATAATTACCAATATTTACGATTAGATTTTAGTCATTATGAAAATATTACTCCTGAGCAACAAGCACAAATTGAGACACAAGTAGCAACTTGAATTAAAAGTAAAACCAAATGTGAAGTTATTCATTGTGCTTATGATGAAGCAATTAAACTAGGAGCATTAGCATTTTTTGGTGAAAAATATGATGAAACAGTGCGTGTGATTAAATTTGGTGATTTTTCAATTGAACTTTGTGGCGGAACACACTGTCATAATACTAAAGAAGTAGAACAATTATTAATTACTAATATTGAATCAAAAGGTTCTGGTTCATACCGTGTTCATGCTTTAACATCATATCAAACTATTAATGAATATTTAAGCAAACAATTATTAACAATTCAAACAGAGAGTGCTAATTGATTTAATCAATATCAAAATCTAAAAAATAATACTAATCAAGATTTAACAATCGAAAGCATTGCCAAAACTATTAGTAAACTGCAACCCTGCATTATTGATTGACGAAATGGTAAATTATTAATTAATGAACTCCAAAGTTTATTTAAAAAATGACAAATTAATAATCAAGAATTACAACGAACTATGGTTTTAAAACAACATTTAAATTTAGTACCAGTATTTAAAGGACAATATCAACTGTTAATTGCTAATTTTAATGGTTTAGATGTTAAAACACTACGTGAATTAATGGAGCATTATCGTAATCAGTACCAAAATATTATCATTATTTTTATTAATAAAAATAATGAGCAAGAAAGTTTAATCTTAGTAGCATCAAGTAAAGAATTACATAGTAATAAACAATATCACAGTAATGTAATTTTACAAAAAATCTTGAAAGCCTATGATGGTAAGGGTGGTGGTACACCAATTTTAGGACAAGGTAAAATTAATAAGACTGTTACTGATAATGATATTATGAAATTCTTATAA
- a CDS encoding ankyrin repeat domain-containing protein, which produces MPVESKIDLEKLEKRIQTINKVGEIYINNNQLVDKAIVSLTDIASLKNELQELSNKPDEIKHEDVKQLEYFSLYMKKLNDFIGPRSNELTLEISSNCAKWLFTNDFPAKLEKLFELSILKEIKDKIIFRVAKRFIEEGNINYIKMLKTKYDSYWTISKLMDDEKKQDNLFHVAVANGQLEILTFLFDLLKDDEISAKKNQLVYSLLESAFKYSAKHFVETNSFNPDIIPFLLEKIDSNRLEEMIKVSKYRKIVHVAAMSGDINGMKALFEKLKNPLSINKLMEDYGTPLQIAIIGSSTHDKTGVPLKGEVWIRSFDNMFKELLKEISFDVNTNSINRILLVEKYEEIAKYLLSITPGQINSKDNEGDTVIHECVYRSNPEMLKLILKNKGDINAQNEEGNTPLHCAIFYAKLSVIKVLLESKEIDLKLSNEEGLTACQLLLLPDVRQTNSGKTDKGQIAQLFKKALENKKMFVPKYLKLIKDSEENLQSQSIGIILSQGHGLRYIPNSGPYQNLSSSSNMSHQPQEIEIDSYDEVDGHNGSDITSVPMETDEDFPTDAINHTTAGDTINTSSGSLSLD; this is translated from the coding sequence ATGCCTGTGGAAAGCAAAATAGATTTAGAAAAACTTGAAAAACGTATTCAAACAATAAATAAAGTAGGAGAAATATATATTAATAATAATCAACTTGTTGACAAAGCAATAGTTTCCTTAACTGATATTGCTTCTTTAAAGAATGAATTACAAGAATTATCAAATAAACCTGATGAGATAAAACATGAAGATGTTAAACAATTAGAATACTTCTCATTATATATGAAAAAACTAAATGATTTCATAGGTCCAAGGTCGAACGAACTAACTTTAGAAATTAGTTCTAATTGTGCTAAATGGTTATTTACGAACGATTTTCCAGCTAAATTAGAAAAATTATTTGAATTAAGTATTTTAAAAGAAATTAAAGATAAAATAATTTTTAGAGTAGCAAAACGTTTTATTGAAGAAGGAAATATTAATTATATAAAAATGTTAAAAACAAAATATGATAGTTATTGAACTATTTCAAAACTTATGGATGATGAGAAAAAGCAAGATAATCTTTTTCATGTTGCTGTTGCTAATGGTCAACTTGAAATATTAACGTTTTTGTTTGATTTATTAAAAGATGACGAAATTAGTGCTAAGAAAAATCAGCTTGTATATTCTCTTTTAGAATCTGCTTTTAAATATAGTGCAAAACATTTTGTAGAAACTAATTCTTTTAACCCCGATATCATACCTTTTTTATTAGAAAAAATTGATAGTAACCGGTTAGAAGAAATGATAAAAGTTTCTAAATATAGAAAAATTGTACATGTAGCAGCAATGTCAGGCGATATAAATGGTATGAAAGCCCTATTTGAAAAATTAAAAAATCCCTTATCAATAAATAAATTAATGGAAGATTATGGAACTCCTTTACAAATCGCAATTATAGGATCTAGTACACATGATAAAACCGGAGTACCATTAAAAGGAGAAGTATGAATACGTTCATTTGATAATATGTTTAAGGAATTATTAAAAGAGATTTCCTTTGATGTTAATACTAATTCTATAAATAGAATTTTATTAGTTGAAAAATATGAAGAAATAGCAAAATATTTACTTTCTATCACTCCTGGGCAAATTAATTCTAAAGACAATGAAGGTGATACTGTGATACATGAGTGTGTATATAGATCTAATCCTGAAATGTTAAAATTAATTTTAAAAAATAAAGGTGATATAAATGCTCAAAATGAGGAGGGTAATACTCCTTTACATTGTGCAATATTTTATGCTAAGTTGTCAGTAATAAAGGTGCTTTTAGAATCAAAAGAAATTGATTTAAAACTATCAAATGAGGAAGGATTGACTGCATGTCAATTACTATTACTTCCAGACGTTAGGCAAACAAATAGTGGAAAAACGGATAAAGGGCAAATAGCACAGTTGTTTAAAAAAGCTCTTGAAAATAAAAAAATGTTTGTTCCTAAATATTTAAAACTTATAAAGGATAGTGAAGAAAACCTTCAATCTCAAAGTATTGGGATAATATTAAGTCAAGGTCATGGTTTAAGATATATACCAAACTCAGGACCATACCAAAATCTTTCTTCATCTTCAAATATGTCACATCAACCTCAGGAGATTGAAATTGATTCTTATGATGAAGTTGATGGTCACAATGGATCTGATATTACTAGTGTTCCTATGGAAACTGATGAAGACTTTCCAACAGATGCAATCAATCATACTACAGCAGGAGATACTATTAATACTAGTAGTGGATCATTAAGTTTAGATTAA
- a CDS encoding Abi family protein: MPLNESWIIEHIVEEKYLDLLKRNYPQHDLQNLLLLNIDLRLLYLKHILMIENSLKYALLQQLLSDNIQNVNNTTYLNPDHLEQMKTALHLIRAGYNKYGRSGVLKSRTIRSLLEVMSFEWTMSLLQTLNHKSIAKIAHYFGIKDFNDRKILLEQLEYIKDVRNYLSHNFKVLGVQFKHKERFAYYEQALNATNEHHYLHLLIDRFSSKNELLPRFNSDYEKLFKNYEVKIHDCVKEQTDTRVQS, translated from the coding sequence ATGCCATTGAATGAATCATGAATCATAGAACATATCGTTGAAGAAAAATATTTAGATTTACTAAAACGCAATTATCCGCAACATGATTTACAAAATTTATTACTTTTAAATATTGATTTACGTTTATTATATTTAAAGCATATTTTAATGATTGAAAATTCATTAAAATATGCGCTATTACAGCAATTACTAAGTGATAATATTCAAAATGTTAATAATACTACCTACTTGAATCCTGACCATTTAGAACAAATGAAAACGGCTTTACATTTAATTCGCGCTGGTTATAACAAATATGGACGCAGTGGTGTTTTAAAATCACGTACCATTCGTAGTTTATTAGAAGTTATGTCCTTTGAATGAACTATGAGTTTACTCCAAACTTTAAATCATAAAAGCATTGCTAAAATTGCTCATTACTTTGGAATTAAAGATTTCAATGATCGTAAAATTTTACTAGAACAATTAGAATACATTAAAGATGTTCGCAACTACTTATCTCATAATTTTAAAGTTTTAGGTGTCCAGTTTAAACATAAAGAACGTTTTGCTTATTACGAACAAGCCTTAAATGCTACTAATGAACACCATTATTTACATTTATTGATTGACCGTTTTTCAAGTAAAAACGAACTATTACCACGATTCAATAGTGATTATGAAAAATTATTTAAAAACTATGAAGTGAAAATTCACGATTGTGTTAAAGAACAAACAGATACAAGAGTTCAATCTTAA
- a CDS encoding RluA family pseudouridine synthase produces the protein MTTLIITANDAEQTLINYFKKVFKTSPLSQIYRLFRTKKIRVNGKQITDFKFRLTENDKIDIYESNLAVNYKPEKLAKEPPIDLVYEDDNFLIVDKPHNLVVHQTYGSNLDTMVRYYLQQKNPKAPREQTFTISHQYRLDKLTKGLIIYPKNKITQNAFYEANQNGSIIKKYLAICKGQLTKTLDISGFITHDEDEMKMIFNMESYEQSKSCTTIFTPLFMTKNFTLVECQLITGRKHQIRATLQFLNLPIVGDTKYGSTITSPQKIALYAYYLGFNDLTGNLSYLNGKEFILKELIPDLINQIKIEKW, from the coding sequence ATGACAACACTAATAATCACTGCTAATGATGCAGAACAAACTTTAATCAACTATTTTAAAAAAGTTTTTAAAACTTCCCCGCTCTCGCAAATTTATCGTTTATTTAGAACCAAAAAAATTCGTGTTAATGGTAAACAAATTACTGACTTTAAATTTCGTTTAACTGAAAATGATAAGATTGATATTTATGAAAGTAATTTAGCAGTTAACTATAAACCAGAAAAACTTGCCAAAGAACCACCCATTGATTTAGTATATGAAGATGATAATTTCTTAATCGTTGATAAACCTCATAACTTAGTAGTTCACCAAACATATGGTTCTAACCTTGATACAATGGTTCGTTACTACTTACAACAAAAAAATCCTAAAGCGCCAAGAGAACAAACTTTCACTATTAGTCATCAATATCGTTTAGATAAACTAACAAAAGGATTAATTATTTATCCTAAAAATAAAATAACACAAAATGCTTTTTATGAAGCTAACCAAAATGGTAGTATTATTAAAAAATATCTTGCCATTTGCAAAGGGCAACTAACAAAAACATTAGACATTTCTGGTTTTATTACTCATGATGAAGATGAAATGAAAATGATTTTTAACATGGAATCTTATGAACAAAGCAAAAGTTGTACTACTATTTTTACTCCCTTATTTATGACAAAAAATTTTACTTTAGTTGAATGTCAATTAATAACAGGACGAAAACACCAAATTCGCGCTACTTTACAATTTTTAAACTTACCAATTGTTGGTGATACTAAATATGGTTCGACAATTACATCTCCTCAAAAGATTGCATTATATGCTTATTATTTAGGCTTTAATGATTTAACAGGAAACTTATCGTATTTAAATGGGAAAGAATTTATCTTAAAAGAACTAATTCCTGATTTAATTAATCAGATTAAAATAGAAAAATGATAG
- a CDS encoding CPBP family intramembrane glutamic endopeptidase — MKQSLYGFNKKSNQINVSQNNNITRKINVNETDKINEYNLQKTAKKAIFIDKFTSKTLTSDENYSFNFKTAKWSLTIIYIVSFIAIPILYSVIKAYAFHNNTNSFLDIFIYYLLPILGLIVSLGIDSPTMIKKGGWAAYTHCIFGFISMIFVSIFLIGTKLISGKSNDVNSLATMFLIQQLFQLLGSILVITFCKSLRARIIATIKCAKLDLITWITIFVVIGTVLNVLINLIPKFTSINFLTDNDSSKNQDTLNLLMKSPYGIFSLILGTIFIAPLNEEISYRHGTFTIVRYRWLGYVASLIYFPSMHVMDGGDWNHILGYLAMGALLPLLFVITRGNVTYTIGLHAFSNILATISGFIK; from the coding sequence TTGAAACAAAGCTTATATGGTTTTAATAAAAAATCTAATCAAATTAATGTTTCTCAAAACAATAATATCACACGTAAAATTAATGTAAATGAAACTGATAAGATTAATGAATATAATTTGCAAAAAACAGCAAAAAAGGCTATTTTTATTGATAAATTTACTTCAAAAACACTTACAAGTGATGAAAATTACAGTTTTAACTTTAAAACCGCCAAATGAAGTTTAACTATTATTTATATTGTTTCCTTTATCGCCATTCCCATTTTATATAGTGTTATTAAAGCCTATGCTTTTCATAATAATACTAATTCTTTTCTTGATATTTTTATTTACTATTTATTACCAATTTTGGGTCTTATTGTCTCATTAGGAATTGATAGCCCAACAATGATAAAAAAAGGGGGTTGAGCTGCATATACCCATTGTATTTTCGGATTTATTAGTATGATTTTTGTTTCCATTTTCCTAATAGGTACTAAACTTATTTCAGGAAAAAGTAATGATGTTAATTCATTAGCAACCATGTTCTTAATTCAACAACTATTCCAACTACTAGGGTCTATTTTAGTGATTACATTTTGTAAATCATTACGCGCAAGAATTATAGCAACAATTAAATGCGCTAAACTTGATTTAATCACATGAATTACAATCTTTGTTGTAATAGGGACAGTCCTTAATGTATTAATTAATTTAATTCCCAAATTTACTAGTATTAATTTTTTAACTGACAATGATAGTTCAAAAAATCAAGATACTTTAAATTTATTAATGAAATCACCATATGGCATTTTTAGTTTAATTCTTGGTACAATCTTTATCGCCCCTTTAAATGAAGAAATATCATACCGCCATGGCACATTCACAATCGTTCGTTATCGTTGATTAGGATATGTTGCATCATTAATTTACTTTCCATCAATGCATGTAATGGATGGTGGCGATTGAAATCATATCTTAGGATACTTAGCAATGGGTGCTTTATTACCGCTCCTATTTGTAATAACACGTGGTAATGTTACATACACTATTGGCTTACACGCCTTTTCCAACATCTTAGCTACTATTTCTGGTTTTATTAAATAA
- a CDS encoding superoxide dismutase, whose product MPKYEIDIIELPYSYDALEPYISKETMKYHYDKYHRGYLTSLKGILDKHPKVFANYNCETKGELNHLLSNYCKLEDTCDNKENCNVKKLQSNIRQFGGGLINHNFFFSILGKGKPFNSESQIGKEIIARFDSYEKFSEGIINTALEIFGSGWAWLVIDNLGKLRLYKTFNQDNPWFLNMTPIIALDIWEHAYYLQYKDNREEYLKALLQVINWEKVEKYYQNYLKLNNIK is encoded by the coding sequence ATGCCTAAATATGAAATAGATATTATCGAATTACCTTATAGTTATGATGCCCTAGAACCTTATATTTCTAAAGAAACGATGAAATATCACTATGATAAATATCATCGTGGGTATTTAACGTCTTTAAAAGGGATTCTGGATAAGCATCCAAAAGTTTTTGCTAATTATAATTGCGAAACTAAGGGTGAATTAAATCATTTATTAAGTAACTATTGTAAATTAGAGGATACATGTGATAATAAAGAAAATTGTAATGTGAAAAAATTACAAAGTAATATTCGTCAATTTGGGGGTGGATTAATAAACCATAATTTTTTCTTTTCAATTTTAGGAAAGGGTAAACCATTTAACAGTGAATCACAAATTGGAAAAGAGATTATTGCGCGTTTTGATTCTTATGAGAAATTTAGTGAGGGAATAATTAATACAGCCCTGGAAATTTTTGGTAGTGGTTGGGCATGACTAGTTATTGATAATCTTGGAAAGTTAAGGTTATATAAAACATTTAATCAAGATAATCCATGATTTTTAAATATGACGCCTATTATTGCTTTAGATATTTGAGAGCACGCTTATTATTTGCAATATAAAGATAATCGTGAAGAATATTTAAAAGCACTATTACAAGTTATTAATTGAGAAAAAGTAGAGAAGTACTATCAAAATTATTTAAAATTAAATAATATTAAATAG
- a CDS encoding TcdA/TcdB catalytic glycosyltransferase domain-containing protein — MSNNLFIIDIDITKNYILEFETLILEMITSSEKNIPTLNMVKSRIEYLKAYWELLDFEVLTDLEKNELYYLNHNILKEIILFKCYENPNLTFTEEEFFEKINAFLDKNPIKINDEENIIHFIWIGVISENVSDYLKIWSETNEKWKINFYYEPEGYLIKTLNELIKEKSSWDRVTPIREQIEKIINFQDDFFTNYDYQKSIDQNIKEFILQNKWMVEKEIDKIIEEASIIHEKTFKNLNNINKIKVTENEFFENKDIFLLNQKQRHKIYLQELLLRQHFPAASDILRYEILFKQGGYYFDCDVLPKINPKIIPFIKKATDHLIPKTAETSLFF, encoded by the coding sequence ATGAGCAACAATCTGTTTATAATTGATATAGATATAACTAAAAACTATATATTAGAATTTGAAACATTAATTTTAGAAATGATAACTAGCAGTGAGAAAAATATTCCTACTCTTAATATGGTTAAATCAAGAATTGAATATTTAAAAGCATATTGGGAACTTCTCGATTTTGAAGTTCTAACTGATTTAGAAAAAAATGAATTGTATTATCTAAATCACAATATTTTAAAGGAAATCATTCTCTTTAAATGTTATGAGAACCCTAATTTGACTTTTACAGAAGAAGAATTTTTTGAAAAAATTAATGCTTTCCTTGACAAGAATCCAATAAAAATAAACGATGAAGAAAATATAATTCATTTTATTTGAATTGGAGTAATATCTGAAAATGTCAGTGATTATTTAAAAATTTGATCTGAAACAAATGAAAAATGAAAAATAAATTTTTATTATGAACCTGAAGGTTATTTAATAAAAACCTTAAATGAACTAATTAAAGAAAAAAGTTCTTGAGATAGAGTAACCCCCATTAGAGAACAAATAGAGAAGATTATTAATTTTCAAGATGATTTTTTTACAAACTATGATTATCAAAAAAGTATTGATCAAAATATTAAAGAATTTATTTTACAAAATAAATGAATGGTAGAAAAAGAAATCGATAAAATTATTGAAGAGGCAAGTATAATTCATGAAAAAACCTTTAAAAACTTAAACAATATTAATAAAATTAAAGTAACTGAAAATGAATTTTTTGAAAATAAAGATATTTTCCTTCTAAATCAAAAACAACGACACAAAATATATTTACAAGAATTGCTTTTGCGACAACATTTTCCCGCTGCTAGTGATATATTGCGTTATGAGATTTTATTTAAGCAAGGAGGTTATTATTTTGATTGCGATGTTTTGCCAAAAATTAACCCTAAAATAATACCTTTCATTAAAAAAGCAACAGACCATTTAATTCCAAAAACTGCTGAAACATCATTATTTTTTTAA
- a CDS encoding YitT family protein: protein MPSDKVKPKKDKETPLIVDAFNFKNIGVKQEIRSSWKNFNWKITSKNLILIFIGAFLTTTSFYFLINRAGLYTNGLSAFAQLIAKFIAAPYTDVAEKEQVQALWFYPMFVAINIPIIIWGFLKVGFRFTIYTIIYMGFQTGINWLLTFIPNSFQILGSQSEDPLARTFIFAALAGLIYGAGIGILFKTGGSSGGMDFISTYISMKRKYSIATIIRNTNIIIVIVVLMLDGIFIQHNSFIDNILTKPYFIATIVYIYVSAFIMNRVYPKYMLMTVFIISTELEQIRNDIYRNNYLRGGNVWNVKGLYSGNEYKMMMTTMSLLEYNFFKSKIVEIDPKVFIVVLPAKYMHGGNAGKPPQNAPVNITEINDFLVKN, encoded by the coding sequence ATGCCTTCTGATAAAGTAAAACCAAAAAAAGATAAAGAAACACCATTAATTGTTGACGCTTTTAATTTTAAAAACATTGGTGTGAAACAAGAAATTCGTTCTTCATGGAAAAACTTTAATTGAAAAATAACGTCTAAAAATTTAATTTTAATTTTTATTGGTGCTTTTTTAACCACTACTTCTTTTTATTTCCTCATTAACCGTGCCGGCTTGTATACTAATGGATTATCAGCCTTTGCCCAATTAATTGCCAAGTTTATTGCCGCGCCTTATACAGATGTAGCAGAAAAAGAGCAAGTACAAGCACTTTGATTTTATCCAATGTTTGTAGCTATTAATATCCCTATTATTATTTGAGGATTTTTAAAAGTTGGTTTTCGATTTACTATTTATACTATTATCTATATGGGTTTTCAAACTGGTATTAACTGACTTTTAACATTTATTCCTAATAGTTTTCAGATTTTAGGTAGTCAATCAGAAGACCCTTTAGCACGAACCTTTATTTTTGCTGCGTTAGCAGGACTAATTTATGGTGCTGGCATTGGAATTTTATTTAAAACTGGCGGTTCTAGTGGTGGTATGGATTTCATTAGTACTTATATTTCTATGAAACGTAAATATTCAATTGCTACTATTATTAGAAACACTAATATTATTATTGTGATTGTTGTTTTAATGCTTGATGGTATTTTTATTCAACATAATAGTTTCATTGATAATATTTTAACTAAACCCTACTTTATTGCTACTATTGTTTATATTTATGTTTCTGCATTTATTATGAACCGTGTTTATCCAAAATATATGTTGATGACAGTATTTATTATCTCTACTGAATTAGAACAAATTAGAAATGATATTTATCGTAATAATTACTTACGCGGTGGAAATGTATGAAATGTTAAAGGTTTGTATTCTGGCAATGAATATAAAATGATGATGACAACAATGTCATTATTAGAATATAATTTTTTCAAAAGTAAAATAGTGGAAATTGACCCTAAAGTCTTTATTGTGGTCTTGCCTGCTAAATATATGCATGGTGGTAATGCTGGAAAACCACCGCAAAACGCGCCAGTTAATATTACTGAAATTAATGATTTTCTTGTGAAAAATTAA